A single Thiohalobacter thiocyanaticus DNA region contains:
- the purN gene encoding phosphoribosylglycinamide formyltransferase: MPVRTDKLPVVILISGRGSNLQAILDQAAGGTLPIEIRAVISNVPGAYGLERARQAGIETQVLSHKGFADREAYDRALIELIDGYAPGLVVLAGFMRILTPAFVRHYARRLLNIHPSLLPRHRGLNTHARALEEGDAEHGASVHLVTEELDGGPVLIQARVPVHPGDDPDTLAARVLEQEHRLYPEAIRWFAAGRIDFDDEQVHLDGRPLTEPVQLQP; the protein is encoded by the coding sequence ATGCCTGTCCGGACCGACAAGCTGCCTGTGGTCATTCTGATTTCCGGCCGTGGCAGCAACCTGCAGGCCATCCTCGACCAGGCCGCCGGCGGCACCCTGCCGATCGAAATCCGCGCTGTGATCAGCAATGTCCCCGGCGCCTATGGTCTGGAGCGCGCCCGCCAGGCCGGGATCGAAACGCAGGTGCTGTCCCACAAGGGCTTCGCCGACCGCGAAGCCTATGACCGCGCCCTGATCGAGTTGATCGACGGCTATGCCCCCGGACTGGTGGTGCTGGCCGGCTTCATGCGCATCCTGACCCCGGCCTTCGTCCGCCATTACGCCCGGCGGCTGCTCAACATCCACCCCTCCCTGCTGCCGCGCCACCGCGGGCTGAACACCCATGCCCGGGCGCTGGAGGAAGGCGATGCGGAACACGGCGCCAGCGTGCACCTGGTCACCGAGGAACTCGACGGCGGACCGGTGCTGATCCAGGCGCGGGTGCCGGTGCATCCCGGCGACGATCCCGACACCCTCGCTGCCCGGGTACTGGAACAGGAGCATCGCCTCTACCCCGAGGCCATCCGCTGGTTCGCCGCAGGCAGGATCGACTTCGACGACGAACAGGTGCACCTGGACGGCCGGCCGCTGACCGAACCGGTGCAGCTGCAGCCATAG
- the murA gene encoding UDP-N-acetylglucosamine 1-carboxyvinyltransferase, whose translation MDKLIITGDGRLDGEIRISGAKNAVLPILAATLLADGPMRLSNVPHLQDVTTTMELLGRLGMRLVVDERMVIETDPGTIHSFEAPYDLVKTMRASILVLGPLLARYGRADVSLPGGCAIGSRPVDLHIKGLRAMGAEIDVEAGYIRARAERLHGNRLVMDMVTVTGTENLMMAAALARGETLIENAAREPEVIDLAECLISMGAQIEGAGTDTLHIQGVDSLHGSDYRVLPDRIETGTYLVAGAITRGRVKLKDTRPEVLDAVLQVLREAGARLTLGEDWIELDMEGRRPQAVNVRTAPYPAFPTDMQAQFTALNAIAEGTGTVTETVFENRFMHIQELQRMGADVRVEGNTAITRGVERLTGAPVMATDLRASASLVLAGLVAEGDTLVDRIYHIDRGYECIEEKLTQLGGRIRRVPG comes from the coding sequence GTGGATAAACTGATCATCACCGGTGACGGCCGCCTGGACGGCGAGATCCGCATCTCCGGCGCCAAGAACGCGGTGCTGCCGATCCTGGCGGCCACCCTGCTGGCCGACGGTCCGATGCGGCTGAGCAACGTCCCGCATCTGCAGGATGTCACCACCACCATGGAACTGCTCGGCCGGCTGGGGATGCGTCTGGTGGTGGACGAGCGCATGGTCATCGAGACCGATCCCGGCACCATTCATTCGTTCGAGGCGCCCTACGACCTGGTCAAGACCATGCGCGCCTCCATCCTGGTACTGGGTCCGTTGCTGGCCCGCTACGGCCGCGCCGATGTCTCGCTGCCCGGCGGCTGTGCCATCGGCTCGCGGCCAGTGGACCTGCATATCAAGGGGCTGCGGGCGATGGGGGCGGAGATCGATGTCGAGGCCGGCTATATCCGCGCCCGGGCCGAGCGGCTGCACGGCAACCGGCTGGTAATGGATATGGTCACGGTGACCGGGACCGAGAACCTGATGATGGCCGCGGCGCTGGCCCGCGGCGAGACCCTGATCGAGAACGCCGCGCGGGAGCCGGAGGTCATCGACCTGGCCGAGTGCCTGATCAGCATGGGCGCGCAGATCGAGGGCGCCGGGACCGACACCCTCCACATTCAGGGCGTGGATAGCCTCCACGGCAGTGACTACCGGGTGCTGCCGGACCGCATCGAGACCGGCACCTACCTGGTTGCCGGCGCCATCACCCGGGGCCGCGTCAAGCTCAAGGACACCCGCCCGGAGGTGCTGGACGCGGTGCTGCAGGTGCTGCGCGAGGCCGGGGCCAGGCTCACCCTGGGCGAGGACTGGATCGAACTGGACATGGAAGGCCGGCGGCCGCAGGCGGTGAATGTGCGCACCGCGCCCTATCCGGCCTTCCCGACCGATATGCAGGCCCAGTTCACTGCGCTCAATGCCATCGCCGAGGGTACCGGGACCGTGACCGAGACGGTATTCGAGAACCGCTTTATGCACATCCAGGAACTGCAGCGCATGGGCGCGGACGTGCGCGTGGAGGGCAACACCGCCATCACCCGCGGCGTGGAGCGGCTGACCGGGGCGCCGGTGATGGCGACCGATCTGCGCGCCTCGGCCAGTCTGGTGCTGGCCGGTCTGGTGGCCGAGGGCGATACCCTGGTGGATCGGATCTATCATATCGACCGCGGCTACGAATGCATCGAGGAGAAGCTGACCCAGCTGGGTGGGCGCATCCGGCGGGTGCCGGGGTGA
- a CDS encoding BolA family protein: MQAEEVKQLIEKGLPDAEVIVTGDGDHFEATVISPGFADLNMVKQHQAVYKTLGDGFQGAIHALALKTYTPEQWAEKQSAQ, encoded by the coding sequence ATGCAAGCCGAGGAAGTCAAACAATTGATCGAAAAGGGCCTGCCGGATGCCGAGGTTATTGTCACCGGTGACGGTGACCACTTCGAGGCGACCGTGATCAGCCCCGGTTTCGCCGACCTGAACATGGTCAAGCAGCACCAGGCCGTCTACAAAACCCTGGGCGACGGCTTCCAGGGCGCGATCCATGCCCTGGCGCTGAAGACCTACACCCCCGAGCAGTGGGCCGAGAAGCAGTCAGCGCAGTAA
- the mlaE gene encoding lipid asymmetry maintenance ABC transporter permease subunit MlaE — protein sequence MLDALQRLGRVWLDFFGRLGRGNLFLLHVLAGLPSLLPRLRLLVQQIYSVGVLSLLIILVSGLFVGMVLGLQGYRTLVDYGAEESLGVMVALSLVRELGPVVTALLFAGRAGSALTAEIGLMKATEQLSGMEMMAVDPVKRVIAPRFLAGFISMPLLAAIFSAVGVYGGYLVGVNLLGVDEGAFWSQMQSAVELEKDIYNGVIKSIVFGFVVTWIAVFEGYDTVPTSEGVSRATTRTVVHSALAVLGLDFVLTALMFGEV from the coding sequence CTGCTCGATGCCCTGCAGCGGCTGGGCCGCGTCTGGCTGGACTTCTTCGGCCGGCTCGGCCGCGGCAACCTGTTCCTGCTGCATGTACTGGCCGGATTGCCCAGCCTGCTGCCGCGGCTGCGGCTGCTGGTCCAGCAGATCTACTCCGTCGGCGTGCTGTCGCTGCTGATCATCCTGGTCTCGGGGCTGTTCGTGGGCATGGTGCTGGGACTGCAGGGCTACCGTACCCTGGTGGATTACGGCGCCGAGGAATCGCTCGGGGTGATGGTGGCCCTGTCGCTGGTGCGCGAACTGGGGCCGGTGGTCACGGCGCTGCTGTTCGCCGGCCGCGCCGGTTCGGCGCTCACCGCCGAGATCGGCCTGATGAAGGCCACCGAGCAGCTCTCCGGCATGGAGATGATGGCGGTGGATCCGGTCAAGCGCGTGATCGCGCCGCGCTTCCTGGCCGGCTTCATCTCCATGCCGCTGCTGGCCGCCATCTTCAGCGCGGTGGGCGTCTACGGCGGCTATCTGGTCGGGGTGAACCTGCTGGGGGTGGATGAAGGCGCCTTCTGGTCGCAGATGCAGTCGGCCGTGGAGTTGGAGAAGGATATCTACAACGGCGTCATCAAGAGCATCGTGTTCGGCTTCGTGGTGACCTGGATCGCGGTGTTCGAAGGCTATGATACGGTACCCACCTCGGAGGGGGTGAGCCGGGCCACCACCCGCACGGTGGTGCACTCGGCGCTGGCGGTGCTGGGGCTGGATTTTGTTCTCACGGCATTGATGTTCGGGGAAGTCTGA
- a CDS encoding DUF2066 domain-containing protein: protein MSGYRLMCGCRRLLALGLIAFLLAGAAGAAERMYAVQVPVADRSSPARAEALRQAMQQLLVRVTGERDAARLVGIEPLLAQPEQYVQQFRYLDAAPAADAALELNVHFDGTAVERVLRANGLPVWGRERPPLLLWLAVGGDQRRLIGADSDHPLYAAAMGVARERGLTLLFPLLDLEDQARVGYADVWGGFEETVLAASQRYRSQLVLQGRLQAGAGGWRGRWTLHMGRDRLDWDSVGDTAAAALAQGLHLAADRLALRLAVRALGTAEQVERIRIRGVATLEDYARTLDYLAQLTPVRDVEVLAVDGDAIDLLLALDGDRQTLERLLDIGRVLTRDPAAPEPAYRLTAP from the coding sequence ATGAGCGGATACCGTCTGATGTGTGGCTGCCGCCGGCTGCTGGCGCTGGGCCTGATCGCCTTCCTGCTGGCCGGCGCGGCCGGCGCCGCCGAGCGCATGTACGCGGTCCAGGTCCCGGTGGCGGATCGTTCCTCGCCGGCCCGGGCCGAGGCGCTGCGCCAGGCCATGCAGCAGCTGCTGGTCCGGGTGACCGGTGAGCGCGATGCCGCCCGCCTGGTCGGGATCGAGCCGCTGCTGGCGCAGCCGGAACAGTATGTTCAGCAGTTCCGTTATCTGGACGCGGCACCGGCAGCGGACGCCGCACTGGAACTGAATGTGCATTTCGACGGTACCGCCGTGGAACGGGTACTGCGGGCCAACGGCCTGCCGGTCTGGGGGCGGGAGCGGCCGCCGCTGTTGCTGTGGCTGGCCGTGGGCGGTGATCAGCGCCGTCTGATCGGCGCCGACAGCGACCATCCGCTGTATGCGGCGGCCATGGGCGTGGCGCGCGAGCGCGGCCTGACGCTGCTGTTCCCGCTGCTGGATCTGGAGGATCAGGCCCGGGTCGGTTACGCCGACGTCTGGGGCGGTTTCGAGGAGACCGTGCTCGCCGCCTCGCAGCGCTACCGCTCCCAACTGGTATTGCAGGGCCGGCTGCAGGCCGGCGCCGGCGGCTGGCGCGGGCGCTGGACCCTGCACATGGGCCGGGACCGGCTGGACTGGGACAGTGTCGGTGACACGGCCGCAGCGGCCCTGGCCCAGGGACTGCATCTGGCCGCCGACCGCCTGGCCCTGCGCCTGGCCGTGCGGGCACTGGGCACGGCCGAGCAGGTCGAACGCATCCGCATCCGCGGCGTGGCCACGCTCGAGGATTATGCCCGCACCCTGGACTACCTGGCCCAACTCACGCCGGTGCGCGATGTGGAGGTGCTGGCGGTGGATGGCGATGCGATCGATCTGCTGCTGGCCCTGGACGGTGACCGCCAGACGCTGGAACGGCTGCTGGATATCGGCCGGGTACTGACGCGCGACCCCGCTGCCCCGGAACCCGCCTACCGGCTGACTGCGCCCTGA
- the hisD gene encoding histidinol dehydrogenase: MVEIKQLSTQDADFWPQLDALLAWEGVSDDAVNTTVRGILRDVRQRGDAALVEYTNRFDRMQAAGMAELELPSDALQAALERIPAERRAALETAAGRIRAYAEHQKLESWSYTEADGTVLGQKVTPMDRVGLYVPGGKAAYPSSVLMNAIPAKVAGVRELIMVVPTPAGERNDLVLAAAAIAGVDRVFTLGGAQAVAALAFGTETVPQVDKIVGPGNIYVATAKGMVFGAVGIDMIAGPSEILVICDGQTDPDWIAMDLFSQAEHDEDAQAILISPDADFLERVRESIAKLLPEMGRADIIRTSLGSRGALIQVRDLDEAARVADYIAPEHLELSVADPQALAENIHHAGAIFMGRYTAEALGDYCAGPNHVLPTSRTARFSSPLGVYDFQKRSSIIYCSAEGASALGQTAAELAAGEGLSAHARSAAYRVKK; this comes from the coding sequence ATGGTCGAGATCAAGCAGCTTTCCACGCAGGACGCCGACTTCTGGCCGCAGCTCGATGCCCTGCTGGCCTGGGAAGGCGTGTCCGACGACGCGGTCAACACCACCGTGCGCGGGATCCTGCGGGATGTGCGTCAGCGCGGTGATGCCGCCCTGGTCGAGTACACCAACCGCTTCGACCGCATGCAGGCCGCGGGCATGGCCGAACTGGAACTGCCCTCCGACGCGCTGCAGGCCGCGCTCGAGCGCATCCCCGCCGAGCGCCGCGCCGCGCTGGAGACGGCGGCCGGGCGCATCCGCGCCTATGCCGAACATCAGAAGCTGGAATCCTGGTCCTATACCGAGGCCGACGGCACCGTGCTGGGCCAGAAGGTCACGCCCATGGACCGGGTCGGGTTGTATGTGCCCGGCGGCAAGGCGGCCTATCCCTCCTCGGTGCTGATGAATGCGATTCCGGCCAAGGTCGCCGGCGTGCGCGAACTGATCATGGTGGTGCCGACACCGGCCGGCGAGCGCAACGACCTGGTGCTGGCCGCCGCCGCCATCGCCGGGGTGGACCGGGTGTTCACCCTGGGCGGCGCCCAGGCCGTGGCTGCGCTGGCCTTCGGGACCGAGACGGTGCCGCAGGTGGACAAGATCGTCGGCCCGGGCAATATCTATGTCGCCACCGCCAAGGGCATGGTGTTCGGCGCGGTCGGCATCGACATGATCGCCGGCCCCTCCGAGATCCTGGTCATCTGCGACGGCCAGACCGATCCCGACTGGATCGCCATGGATCTGTTCTCCCAGGCCGAGCATGACGAGGACGCGCAGGCCATCCTCATCAGCCCGGACGCGGACTTTCTGGAACGGGTGCGCGAGAGTATCGCGAAACTGCTGCCGGAGATGGGCCGCGCCGACATCATCCGCACCTCGCTGGGCAGCCGCGGGGCATTGATCCAGGTCCGGGACCTGGACGAAGCCGCACGAGTGGCCGATTACATCGCCCCCGAGCATCTGGAGTTGTCGGTGGCGGATCCGCAGGCGCTGGCGGAGAACATCCACCATGCCGGGGCCATCTTCATGGGCCGTTACACAGCCGAGGCCCTGGGCGACTACTGCGCCGGGCCCAACCATGTGCTGCCGACCTCGCGCACGGCGCGCTTTTCCTCGCCGCTGGGGGTGTACGACTTCCAGAAGCGCTCCAGCATCATCTACTGTTCGGCCGAGGGGGCCTCGGCGCTGGGGCAGACCGCGGCCGAACTGGCCGCCGGCGAGGGACTGAGCGCCCATGCCCGCTCGGCCGCGTACCGGGTGAAGAAGTAG
- the hisG gene encoding ATP phosphoribosyltransferase: MTEPLTIAVSKGRIFKDSLPLLAHAGIELIDDPETSRKLILDTTRPEVKIVIIRTIDVPTYVQYGAADLGIAGKDILLEHGGQGLYEPLDLRIARCRLMVAGRPGGDQTTGRLRIATKYVQSARNHYASKGRQVEVIKLYGSMELAPLVGLSDLIVDLVDTGNTLKANGLVPLEHIADISSRLVVNKAAMKMKHAAVNDFIGLMREAVEQRNS, encoded by the coding sequence ATGACCGAACCACTGACCATCGCCGTCTCCAAGGGCCGCATCTTCAAGGATTCGCTGCCGCTGCTGGCGCATGCCGGCATCGAACTGATCGACGATCCGGAGACCAGCCGCAAGCTGATCCTCGATACCACCCGGCCCGAGGTCAAGATCGTCATCATCCGCACCATCGACGTGCCGACCTACGTCCAGTACGGCGCCGCGGACCTGGGTATTGCCGGCAAGGACATCCTGCTCGAACACGGCGGCCAGGGGCTGTACGAGCCGCTGGATCTGAGGATCGCCCGCTGCCGGCTCATGGTGGCGGGCCGGCCGGGCGGCGACCAGACCACCGGCCGCCTGCGCATCGCCACCAAGTACGTGCAGAGCGCGCGCAACCACTATGCCAGCAAGGGCCGGCAGGTGGAGGTGATCAAGCTCTACGGCTCCATGGAACTGGCGCCGCTGGTCGGGCTGTCGGACCTGATCGTGGACCTGGTCGATACCGGCAATACCCTCAAGGCCAACGGACTGGTCCCGCTGGAGCATATCGCCGACATCAGTTCCCGCCTGGTGGTGAACAAGGCGGCGATGAAGATGAAGCACGCCGCCGTCAACGACTTCATCGGACTGATGCGCGAGGCCGTGGAACAACGCAACAGCTGA
- a CDS encoding CDP-alcohol phosphatidyltransferase family protein, whose product MRLSLIPNLITVFRFLLVPPIVLLLLRGQFGPALLLFLLAGFSDGLDGFLAKRYGWTTRLGGLLDPLADKLLLVSCYITLGGLGVIPVWLVAVVVARDLIILAGAAVYHVRIAALEAEPSVISKINTLAQILLVLIALGGQIGLVPAAWLGYLVYTVLATTVLSGADYIWIWGWRAWNSKHGTGRFP is encoded by the coding sequence ATGCGGCTCAGCCTGATTCCCAATCTGATCACGGTGTTCCGGTTCCTGCTGGTGCCGCCCATCGTGCTGCTGCTGCTGCGCGGGCAGTTCGGGCCGGCGCTGCTGCTGTTTCTGCTGGCCGGGTTCTCCGATGGGCTGGACGGCTTCCTGGCCAAGCGCTATGGCTGGACCACGCGTCTCGGCGGGCTGCTCGATCCACTGGCCGACAAGCTGCTGCTGGTGTCCTGCTATATCACCCTGGGCGGGCTGGGCGTGATCCCGGTATGGCTGGTCGCCGTGGTGGTGGCGCGGGACCTGATCATTCTCGCCGGGGCGGCGGTCTATCACGTGCGCATTGCCGCGCTCGAGGCCGAGCCTTCGGTGATCAGCAAGATCAACACCCTGGCCCAGATCCTGCTGGTGCTGATCGCGCTGGGCGGTCAGATCGGCCTGGTGCCGGCGGCTTGGCTGGGCTATCTGGTCTACACGGTGCTGGCGACCACCGTGCTCAGCGGGGCGGACTATATCTGGATCTGGGGCTGGCGCGCCTGGAACAGCAAACACGGCACGGGGCGCTTCCCATGA
- a CDS encoding STAS domain-containing protein, with the protein MSQARIRPEGDARLRVEGDLSFYSVPALQQQAAPLFASAGTLDVDLSGVERADSAGLALLIEWMREARRLDKALRLLNMPAQMLDIARVSSLDEILPLARD; encoded by the coding sequence GTGAGTCAGGCGCGCATCCGTCCCGAGGGCGACGCCCGGCTGCGGGTGGAGGGCGATCTGAGCTTTTACTCCGTGCCGGCGCTGCAGCAACAGGCCGCGCCGCTGTTCGCCTCGGCCGGCACACTGGATGTGGATCTGAGCGGGGTGGAGCGGGCCGACAGCGCCGGCCTGGCCCTGCTCATCGAGTGGATGCGCGAGGCCAGGCGGCTGGACAAGGCACTGCGCCTGCTCAACATGCCGGCCCAGATGCTGGACATCGCCCGGGTCAGCAGCCTGGACGAGATCCTGCCGCTGGCGCGGGACTGA
- a CDS encoding DUF3108 domain-containing protein — protein MKPRPRHSLSRACLPLWLWLALLLPPTATADELPYPAFTALYRLYVNGIAIGHQEITLVADPDSGYRYSAKTDSIGIAAFLRDDSLRELSRFSYDRGGIRPREYEYHHHRRDHERHVRISFDWEANQVVNEVQGEGWRMEVPDGALDKLVVQLALLLDLQRGKRELEYAIADGGHLKTFRYQLRRQEGLHTPAGRFHTLKLERLRADQDRTTYLWVAPELDYLPVQIKQIDQEDGTEYLSRLLTRDLLPDEQESGVRGQDKAKEP, from the coding sequence ATGAAGCCGCGTCCACGTCACAGCCTTTCCCGTGCCTGCCTGCCGCTGTGGTTGTGGCTTGCGCTGCTGCTCCCGCCGACCGCGACCGCGGATGAACTGCCCTACCCCGCCTTCACCGCCCTGTATCGGCTCTATGTCAACGGCATCGCCATCGGCCACCAGGAAATCACGCTGGTGGCAGACCCCGACAGCGGCTATCGCTACAGCGCCAAGACCGATTCCATCGGGATCGCGGCCTTTCTGCGCGACGATTCGCTGCGCGAACTGAGTCGCTTCAGCTATGATCGGGGAGGCATCCGGCCGCGGGAATACGAATACCATCATCATCGCCGCGACCACGAACGGCATGTCCGCATCAGCTTCGACTGGGAAGCGAATCAGGTGGTCAATGAGGTGCAGGGGGAAGGCTGGCGGATGGAGGTGCCCGACGGCGCCCTGGACAAGTTGGTGGTACAGCTTGCGCTGCTGCTGGATCTGCAGCGGGGCAAGCGGGAACTGGAGTATGCCATCGCCGACGGCGGCCATCTGAAGACCTTCCGCTACCAGCTGCGCAGGCAGGAAGGGCTGCACACGCCGGCGGGCAGATTCCATACGCTGAAACTGGAACGATTGCGCGCAGACCAGGACCGTACCACCTACCTGTGGGTCGCGCCCGAACTGGATTACCTGCCGGTGCAGATCAAACAGATCGACCAGGAGGATGGGACGGAATATCTGAGTCGGCTGCTGACGCGGGATCTGTTGCCGGATGAACAGGAATCAGGGGTCAGGGGGCAGGATAAGGCTAAAGAGCCCTAG
- the purM gene encoding phosphoribosylformylglycinamidine cyclo-ligase: MSSRSPEGPLSYKDAGVDIDAGNALVERIKPAVRATHREGVLGGLGGFGGLFELPWDRYRNPVLVSGTDGVGTKLKLAIQTNRHDGIGIDLVAMCVNDIVVTGAEPLFFLDYYATGHLDVDTGATVVAGIAEGCRQAGAALIGGETAEMPGMYTEGDYDLAGFAVGIVEKDRIITGETVQPGDALLALGASGPHSNGYSLIRRILERTGADLTQPLGAGTLGEALLAPTRIYVKSLLALLEQVQVKALAHITGGGLPENLPRVLPAGCRAVLDAGSWDWPEVFHWLQDGGNVAEAEMYRTFNCGVGMVLVVPADQVDTALTLLAGTGEQAWRLGGIVAGEGAAAVEFSR; encoded by the coding sequence GTGAGTTCCCGTTCCCCCGAAGGCCCGCTCAGCTACAAGGACGCGGGCGTGGACATCGACGCCGGCAACGCCCTGGTCGAACGCATCAAGCCCGCCGTCAGGGCCACCCACCGCGAGGGCGTGCTCGGCGGGCTCGGCGGTTTCGGCGGCCTGTTCGAACTGCCCTGGGACAGGTACCGCAACCCGGTGCTGGTCTCCGGCACCGACGGCGTAGGCACCAAGCTCAAGCTGGCCATCCAGACCAACCGGCATGACGGCATCGGCATCGACCTGGTGGCCATGTGCGTCAATGACATCGTGGTCACCGGGGCCGAGCCGCTGTTCTTTCTCGACTATTACGCCACCGGCCATCTGGATGTCGATACCGGCGCAACCGTGGTGGCGGGCATCGCCGAGGGCTGCCGCCAGGCCGGGGCGGCCCTGATCGGCGGCGAAACCGCCGAGATGCCCGGCATGTACACTGAGGGCGACTATGATCTGGCCGGCTTTGCGGTCGGTATCGTGGAGAAGGATCGCATCATCACCGGCGAGACCGTCCAGCCGGGCGACGCGCTGCTGGCACTGGGGGCCAGCGGCCCGCACTCCAACGGCTATTCGCTCATCCGCCGCATCCTCGAACGCACCGGCGCCGACCTGACGCAGCCGCTGGGTGCCGGCACCCTGGGCGAGGCCCTGCTTGCTCCGACCCGCATCTATGTCAAATCCCTTCTGGCCCTGCTGGAACAGGTGCAGGTGAAGGCCCTGGCGCACATCACCGGCGGCGGCCTGCCGGAGAATCTGCCGCGGGTGCTGCCGGCCGGCTGCCGGGCCGTGCTGGATGCCGGCAGCTGGGACTGGCCAGAGGTATTCCACTGGCTGCAGGACGGCGGCAACGTGGCCGAGGCCGAGATGTACCGCACCTTCAATTGCGGTGTAGGCATGGTGCTCGTCGTCCCCGCTGACCAGGTCGACACCGCATTGACGCTGCTGGCCGGGACGGGCGAACAGGCCTGGCGCCTGGGCGGGATCGTCGCCGGCGAGGGCGCGGCCGCGGTCGAATTCAGCCGCTGA
- the mlaD gene encoding outer membrane lipid asymmetry maintenance protein MlaD codes for MDRTRVLEIWVGLFVALGLAALFMLAMQVSNLSTLGQGNGTYTLEARFDNVGGLKVRAPVSVAGVRVGRVTGIEYDTTSFEAVVQLAIDENYAEFPDDTSAQIFTAGLLGEQYVALEPGGAMEVLEDGDEIRLTQSALVLEQIIGQFLYSQASGGAEK; via the coding sequence ATGGATCGTACACGTGTGCTGGAAATCTGGGTCGGCCTGTTCGTGGCCCTGGGCCTGGCGGCCCTGTTCATGCTGGCCATGCAGGTCAGCAACCTCAGTACCCTGGGCCAGGGCAACGGCACCTATACCCTGGAGGCCCGGTTCGACAATGTCGGCGGACTGAAGGTGCGCGCGCCGGTCTCGGTGGCCGGGGTGCGGGTGGGCCGGGTCACCGGCATCGAGTACGACACCACCAGCTTCGAGGCGGTGGTCCAGCTGGCCATCGATGAGAACTACGCCGAGTTCCCCGACGATACCTCGGCCCAGATCTTCACCGCCGGCCTGCTGGGCGAGCAGTACGTGGCGCTCGAGCCCGGCGGGGCGATGGAGGTGCTGGAGGACGGTGACGAGATCCGCCTGACCCAGTCGGCGCTGGTGCTGGAGCAGATCATCGGCCAGTTCCTCTACAGCCAGGCCAGCGGAGGCGCTGAGAAGTGA
- the hisC gene encoding histidinol-phosphate transaminase, with translation MSEELSQQVERLIRPGIRALSAYHVPDPGNCIKLDAMENPYPWPPEMIGAWLERLRHVSLNRYPDPAAASLRQRLLAEMEVPAGMDLLLGNGSDELIQMLALAVAGPDRVVMAPEPTFVMYRMIAEVAGLRFAGVPLQADFSLDTPAMLSAIEAQQPALVFLAYPNNPTGNLFAAGDIHRIIQAAPGLVVLDEAYAAFASDSFMAALADYDNLLVMRTVSKMGLAGLRLGLLAGRAEWLGEIDKTRLPYNINVLTQASAEFALDHRQVLDEQTGQIRADRAQLHDALAAMPSLTIYPSEANFILFRTAAGEADAIFAGLRERNILIKNLSHAGGMLSDCLRVTVGTPEENAAFIAAMQEILDL, from the coding sequence ATGAGCGAGGAGCTTTCACAACAGGTTGAGCGGCTCATCCGCCCCGGGATCCGGGCGCTGTCCGCCTATCACGTGCCGGATCCGGGCAACTGCATCAAACTGGACGCGATGGAAAACCCCTATCCCTGGCCGCCGGAGATGATCGGTGCCTGGCTGGAACGGCTGCGCCACGTCAGTCTCAACCGCTACCCCGATCCGGCCGCCGCCAGCCTCAGACAGCGCCTGCTGGCCGAGATGGAGGTGCCTGCGGGCATGGACCTGCTGCTGGGCAACGGCTCCGATGAACTGATCCAGATGCTGGCGCTGGCCGTTGCCGGCCCCGACCGGGTCGTCATGGCGCCGGAGCCGACCTTCGTGATGTACCGCATGATCGCCGAGGTGGCGGGCCTGCGTTTCGCCGGCGTGCCGCTGCAGGCGGATTTCTCACTCGATACCCCGGCCATGTTGAGCGCAATCGAGGCGCAGCAGCCGGCGCTGGTGTTCCTGGCCTATCCCAACAATCCCACCGGCAACCTGTTCGCCGCCGGGGATATCCACCGTATCATCCAGGCCGCCCCGGGGCTGGTGGTGCTGGACGAGGCCTACGCCGCCTTCGCCAGCGACAGCTTCATGGCCGCGCTGGCCGATTATGACAACCTGCTGGTGATGCGTACCGTCTCCAAGATGGGGCTGGCCGGTCTGCGTCTGGGGCTGCTGGCCGGACGCGCCGAATGGCTGGGCGAGATCGACAAGACCCGACTGCCCTACAACATCAATGTCCTGACCCAGGCCAGTGCCGAATTCGCCCTCGATCACCGCCAGGTACTGGACGAGCAGACCGGGCAGATCCGCGCCGACCGCGCACAGCTGCATGACGCCCTGGCCGCCATGCCCAGCCTGACGATCTATCCCTCGGAGGCCAACTTCATCCTGTTCCGCACCGCCGCCGGCGAGGCCGACGCCATCTTCGCCGGTCTGCGCGAGCGCAACATCCTGATCAAGAACCTCAGTCACGCCGGCGGCATGCTCAGCGACTGCCTGCGGGTGACGGTGGGCACGCCGGAGGAGAACGCCGCCTTCATCGCGGCGATGCAGGAGATTCTGGATCTGTAG